One part of the Gemmatimonadaceae bacterium genome encodes these proteins:
- a CDS encoding GlsB/YeaQ/YmgE family stress response membrane protein: MGLIFAALAGLLVGGLARFFFPGTQEMGLFKTMLLGLFGGFLAGVLGRLTGWYGPGQGAGIIASVLGAMLILFLLGKRNRVT; this comes from the coding sequence ATGGGCCTCATCTTCGCAGCGTTGGCCGGTCTCCTCGTGGGCGGACTCGCCCGGTTCTTCTTCCCGGGGACGCAGGAGATGGGCCTGTTCAAGACCATGTTGCTCGGCCTGTTCGGCGGCTTTCTCGCCGGCGTGCTCGGCCGGCTCACCGGGTGGTACGGCCCGGGTCAGGGCGCCGGGATCATTGCGAGCGTGCTCGGGGCGATGCTGATTCTCTTCCTCCTCGGGAAGCGGAACCGAGTCACCTGA
- a CDS encoding DUF1207 domain-containing protein yields the protein MTLGGAKWLLPLQLLIAGNLAAQSTAIDRCGLRIPSTERSGYVGLPSGDVFCPLLADPKGLHSFLSYQRTIGENDSLSTIGSVGIADQFGIARWNGATPGNGVQLSLAGGVFAQFDLGAPSFDLLNADYVVGVPLTIRRNAFSTRLRVYHQSSHLGDEFLLRAADSGRVNLSFEAAEAILSIEGPLLRLYGGGEWLFNRSPDDLEPVVAHGGAELRTTRSLISLGTAGGLRPVAAIDLKASQEQDWKPSISIRAGIEFERTRGADPPSRRWSLLFESYTGPSPYGQFFREKIQYMGLGAHFQL from the coding sequence ATGACGCTCGGCGGCGCGAAGTGGTTGCTCCCGCTCCAACTACTCATTGCCGGCAACCTCGCGGCGCAGTCCACAGCCATCGACCGCTGTGGACTGCGCATCCCGTCGACGGAACGAAGCGGCTACGTTGGGCTGCCCTCCGGTGACGTCTTCTGCCCGCTGCTCGCCGACCCCAAGGGGCTGCACTCGTTCCTCAGCTATCAGCGAACCATCGGCGAGAACGACTCCCTGTCGACCATCGGATCGGTAGGCATCGCCGACCAATTCGGTATCGCCCGCTGGAACGGCGCGACGCCGGGCAACGGGGTACAGCTCTCGCTCGCTGGTGGTGTGTTCGCACAGTTTGACCTCGGCGCGCCATCGTTCGACCTGCTGAACGCCGACTATGTTGTCGGCGTCCCGCTCACCATTCGGCGCAACGCGTTCTCCACGCGGCTTCGCGTGTACCATCAGAGTTCGCACCTCGGCGACGAGTTCCTGCTCCGTGCCGCAGACTCCGGACGCGTGAACCTCTCGTTCGAAGCCGCGGAGGCCATCCTGTCGATCGAAGGGCCGCTGCTGCGCCTGTACGGTGGCGGCGAGTGGCTGTTCAATCGGTCACCGGACGACCTCGAACCGGTGGTCGCGCACGGCGGTGCCGAGTTGCGGACCACGCGCTCGCTCATCTCCCTGGGGACGGCCGGGGGACTGCGGCCCGTGGCCGCGATCGACCTCAAGGCTTCGCAGGAGCAGGACTGGAAGCCGAGCATCTCGATTCGCGCCGGCATCGAGTTCGAGCGCACGCGCGGCGCCGACCCGCCGTCACGCCGATGGAGCCTGCTCTTCGAGAGCTACACTGGTCCGTCGCCGTACGGACAGTTCTTCCGCGAGAAGATCCAATACATGGGCCTCGGCGCGCACTTCCAGCTCTGA
- a CDS encoding amidohydrolase family protein — MRRLPLACASLALALPLAAQRPATPANITTRQFGDLAAGPYNRLVIRNAMVIPGHGGPPAGPYDILIEGNTITQMVPFDPVSAERRGAGQRLTGDRVIDAAGKYVMPGMIDLHTHLRTLPEEIEYVYYLKLAMGVTTMVNAADRGFQSAMDEARKSEANSIIAPRMYPLTSYGTGVTGFSRLDLDNPAKAPEVVKAMKGAGLRVISMDPLGWSLELVTAIAKAAKENGMITSFHLQPSNTAVTNAVRAACAGITMIEHHYGYAESALDNQSQDFPRNYSYGNENDRFREAGRVWTYTNKERLLTTVVDSMLKCGVTLLPTRVVYEANRDILRAESLPWHAKYTHASLWGWNLPDPAWHGAFHYDWTSDDEYNWTQAFRLWGDMINEFNRRGGRVAFGTDDNYIWATPGFSTIRELQLTRETGMSTLDVLKSATLNSAITLGEPGLGLVRPGYKADLLLVDGNPAANLKYLYSFGDLALDKDGKMFRTQGIVHTIKDGVVMNNVRLMEEVEKMVAKSKEKAPKTDAVRAPFQPKGTIIP, encoded by the coding sequence ATGCGTCGCCTCCCCCTCGCCTGCGCGAGCCTCGCCCTCGCCCTCCCGCTCGCTGCCCAGCGCCCCGCCACGCCCGCCAACATCACCACCCGCCAGTTTGGCGACCTTGCCGCCGGCCCCTACAACCGGCTCGTCATTCGCAACGCGATGGTCATCCCGGGTCACGGCGGGCCGCCGGCCGGTCCGTACGACATCCTCATCGAAGGCAACACCATCACGCAGATGGTGCCGTTCGACCCGGTGAGCGCCGAACGCCGCGGAGCAGGACAGCGCCTGACCGGTGACCGCGTCATCGACGCCGCCGGAAAGTACGTCATGCCCGGCATGATCGACCTCCACACGCACCTTCGCACGCTGCCCGAGGAGATCGAGTACGTCTACTATCTCAAGCTCGCCATGGGCGTGACCACCATGGTCAATGCCGCCGATCGCGGGTTCCAGAGTGCGATGGACGAAGCGCGGAAGAGCGAGGCGAACAGCATCATCGCGCCGCGCATGTACCCGCTCACGAGCTACGGTACGGGCGTCACGGGCTTCTCGCGGCTCGACCTCGACAATCCCGCCAAGGCGCCCGAAGTGGTGAAGGCCATGAAGGGCGCGGGCCTCCGCGTGATCTCGATGGACCCGTTAGGCTGGTCGCTCGAACTCGTGACAGCCATCGCGAAAGCGGCAAAGGAGAACGGGATGATCACCTCGTTCCACCTCCAGCCGTCCAATACCGCGGTCACCAATGCGGTGCGGGCGGCGTGCGCCGGCATCACGATGATCGAACACCACTACGGCTACGCCGAGTCCGCGCTCGACAACCAGTCACAGGACTTCCCGCGCAACTACAGCTACGGCAACGAAAACGATCGCTTCCGCGAAGCCGGCCGCGTGTGGACCTACACCAACAAGGAACGCCTGCTCACCACGGTCGTGGACTCGATGCTCAAGTGCGGCGTCACGTTGCTGCCCACCCGCGTGGTCTATGAAGCCAACCGCGACATACTGCGCGCGGAGTCGCTGCCCTGGCACGCGAAGTACACGCATGCCTCGCTCTGGGGCTGGAACCTGCCGGACCCGGCCTGGCACGGGGCCTTCCACTACGACTGGACGAGCGACGACGAATACAACTGGACGCAGGCGTTCCGGCTCTGGGGCGACATGATCAACGAGTTCAACCGCCGGGGCGGCCGCGTGGCGTTCGGTACCGACGACAACTACATCTGGGCTACCCCGGGCTTCTCGACCATTCGTGAGCTGCAGCTGACGCGCGAAACCGGGATGAGCACGCTCGATGTCCTCAAGTCGGCCACGCTCAACAGCGCCATCACCCTCGGTGAGCCCGGACTCGGGCTGGTACGCCCCGGCTACAAGGCGGACCTGCTCCTCGTCGACGGCAATCCCGCTGCCAACCTCAAGTATCTGTACTCGTTCGGCGACCTGGCGCTCGACAAGGACGGCAAGATGTTTCGCACACAGGGCATCGTGCATACCATCAAGGACGGCGTCGTCATGAACAACGTGCGCCTCATGGAGGAGGTCGAGAAGATGGTGGCGAAGTCAAAGGAGAAGGCGCCAAAGACGGATGCGGTGCGTGCGCCGTTCCAGCCAAAAGGCACGATCATTCCATGA
- a CDS encoding DUF4126 domain-containing protein encodes MNDVGATLLAITLGLGLATAAGLRVFVPLLGAGLAARFGLISLHDGFAWLGEPLALVALGTAALLEVVAYHVPWLDHALDTVATPAALVSGIMASAAVVADVPPLVRWAIAIIGGGGVAGVVQGLTVATRIKSTVATGGLGNPLVSTAETLGAVVVVVMAVFVPLASLALVVATVILTWRWLGRLAWRRHAP; translated from the coding sequence ATGAATGATGTTGGCGCCACCCTCCTGGCGATCACGCTCGGGCTCGGACTGGCGACCGCTGCCGGGCTTCGCGTGTTCGTACCGTTGCTCGGAGCGGGCCTGGCCGCGCGCTTCGGCCTGATTTCGCTGCACGACGGGTTTGCATGGCTCGGCGAGCCGCTGGCGCTCGTGGCGCTCGGGACCGCGGCCTTGCTGGAAGTCGTTGCGTATCACGTACCCTGGCTCGATCACGCCCTCGACACCGTCGCCACGCCGGCCGCGCTCGTCTCGGGCATCATGGCGAGCGCCGCGGTGGTCGCCGACGTACCTCCGCTGGTGCGATGGGCGATTGCGATCATCGGCGGAGGCGGCGTGGCAGGCGTGGTGCAGGGCCTCACCGTGGCGACGCGGATCAAGTCGACGGTCGCGACCGGTGGGCTGGGGAATCCGCTCGTGTCGACTGCTGAAACCCTCGGTGCGGTTGTCGTCGTAGTGATGGCCGTCTTCGTTCCCCTGGCGAGCCTTGCCCTCGTCGTGGCCACCGTGATCCTCACGTGGCGATGGCTGGGAAGGCTGGCGTGGCGGCGTCACGCACCCTAG